In one window of Frigoriglobus tundricola DNA:
- a CDS encoding D-TA family PLP-dependent enzyme, with translation MHPAYALSDMASVFSPALVFFPELIRKNISRVIEMAGSPDRLRPHVKTHKTREIVKMLLDAGVTKHKCATIAEAEMLAAVGVPDVLIAYPLVGPNIGRLTQLIRTFPGTRFSTLIDHPDAARALAAGVAAAGLTVGAVLDLDVGQHRTGIPVGDDALALYALAASLPGLTPDGFQLYDGHNNQSDRAEREKAVREFLAPVLVLRARAEAKGIPVPRLVCGGTPSFTVYAGMTDVPGTECSPGTFVLHDAGYGPKYADLAGITPAAVLVTRVVSRPTPDRVTLDLGNKAVAADPVLEKRVTLLDFPEYKTVGHNEEHLIVETAGAAAYKPGDVVYALPGHICPTVALHKEALVAEGGKIVGRWTVASRDRVLSV, from the coding sequence ATGCATCCCGCCTACGCGCTCTCCGATATGGCGTCCGTGTTCAGCCCGGCGCTGGTGTTCTTCCCCGAACTCATCCGCAAGAACATCAGCCGCGTGATCGAGATGGCCGGCAGCCCGGACCGGCTCCGACCGCACGTGAAGACGCACAAGACGCGCGAAATCGTGAAAATGCTCCTCGATGCGGGCGTGACGAAGCACAAGTGCGCCACCATCGCGGAAGCCGAGATGCTCGCGGCGGTCGGCGTGCCGGACGTGCTGATCGCGTACCCCTTGGTTGGCCCGAATATCGGCCGGCTGACGCAACTGATCCGCACGTTCCCCGGCACGCGGTTCTCCACGCTCATCGACCACCCCGACGCGGCCCGCGCGCTCGCGGCCGGGGTCGCCGCCGCCGGGCTGACGGTCGGCGCGGTCCTCGATCTCGACGTCGGCCAGCACCGCACCGGGATTCCGGTCGGGGACGACGCGCTCGCGCTCTACGCCCTCGCGGCGAGCCTCCCGGGCCTCACGCCCGACGGCTTCCAACTCTACGACGGGCATAATAATCAATCCGACCGTGCGGAGCGTGAGAAAGCGGTGCGTGAGTTTCTCGCCCCCGTACTCGTGCTTCGCGCCCGCGCCGAGGCGAAGGGCATCCCGGTCCCGCGGCTGGTGTGCGGCGGCACGCCGAGCTTCACGGTGTACGCGGGAATGACCGACGTGCCCGGAACCGAGTGTTCCCCGGGCACCTTCGTGCTCCACGACGCCGGCTACGGTCCCAAGTACGCCGACCTCGCCGGCATCACCCCGGCCGCGGTGCTGGTGACGCGGGTGGTGAGCCGGCCGACGCCCGACCGCGTCACGCTGGACCTGGGCAACAAGGCGGTCGCCGCCGACCCGGTGCTGGAAAAGCGGGTGACGCTGCTCGACTTCCCCGAATACAAGACGGTGGGGCACAACGAGGAGCACCTGATCGTCGAAACGGCCGGCGCGGCGGCGTACAAACCGGGCGACGTGGTGTACGCGCTGCCGGGCCACATCTGCCCGACGGTCGCGCTCCACAAGGAAGCGCTCGTCGCGGAGGGCGGTAAGATCGTCGGCCGCTGGACGGTGGCGTCGCGAGATCGGGTGCTGAGCGTGTGA